From the genome of Scyliorhinus torazame isolate Kashiwa2021f chromosome 23, sScyTor2.1, whole genome shotgun sequence:
tcaataatatacagagggactgttattctctttaaaATATACAGGGGCTGATATTctttgtaatatacacagagactgttagtatctataatatacacagagactgttattatcgataatatacacagagactgttgttctctaaaaaatacacagagactgttattgtctataatatacagagggactgttattctgCTTAATATATACTACGGCTGTTATTctttgtaatatacacagggactgttgatctctataatatacacagagaacgttattctctataatacacacagagactgttattatctataatatacagagggactgttattctcttaaAAATCAAGAGGGGCTGTTATTCTTTGTCATACACACAGAGACtgttttctctataatatacacagagactgttattctctataatatgcacaagtactgttattctctattagaaacacaggggctgttattctctataatatacacagatactgttattctctataatatacacagagactgttctcctctataatattcagatggctgctattctctataatatagacagcgactggtattctctataatatacgcaagggctgttattctctataatatacacaggggctttcattctataattacacaggggctgttattctctataattacACAGGGGCATTTATTCTctcatatacacaggggctgttattctctgcaatatacacaggggctgttattcttttTAATAAAAACTggggatgttattctctataatattcacagAGACCGttgttctccataatatacacagagactgttattatctataatatccagatggactgttattctctttaatatatacaggggctcttattctttgtaatatacacagagactgctattctctataatatacacagactctgttgttctctataatataccctGAGACTGTTAgtatctataatatacagagggactgttataCTGTTTGATATATACTACGGCTGTTATTCGTTGTAATATACACaaactgttgttctctataatatacacagagaatgttattctctataatatacacagagattgttattctctacaatatatacaggggctgttattctctataatatacacagaaaatgttaatctctataatatacacaaagaccgttgttctctataatatacacagagactgtaattatctataatatacagagggactgttattctctttaatctatacaggggctgttattctttgtaatatacacagagactgttgttaCCTATAATAAACACAGTGACTGTTCTTCTCTATAATattcacagagactgttattctctattacattcaaagggactgttattctctataatatacacaggggctgttagtcaCAATAATATACACATagaatgttattctctataatatacacagagattgttattctctacaatatatacaggggctgttattctctataatatacacagcggcagttattctctataatatacacagagactgttgttctctataatatacacagacaatATTGTTCTCTATTatatgcacagggactgttattctctacaatatacacagataatgttattctctattatatacactgggactgttattctctattacaTTCACAGaggctgttaatctctataatatacacaggggatgttattcacaataatatacacaagggcagttattctctataatatatacagagactgTTCTAGTCTGTAATATTCAGagaggctgctattctctataatctcCACAGACACTGGtattttctataatatacacagagactgttattctctataatattcacagggactgttattctccataatatgctCAGCGACTGTTTTTCTTTATAATATGcacagcgactgttattctctCTTATATACACAGAGTCCGTTATTCTCTATATATTCACTGAGTGTATTATTCACTATAATATCAGCAGAGACTGTTATTTTACTTGATATGCACAGTGGCCGTCATCGTCCATAATATACTCTATGGAGTGAAGCGGTATTTCCTGAATTCCATCAGCccctaccctccccaacccgagTTGATTTTCTAGTGACCATCTGATACTGATCCGCACTTGTTCTGGTCTATCTGGCACTTCAGAGTAAGCACCTTCCCGACGTCGACCCTTTCCCAACTGAGCTGTGGTTTCGACTACGTCGGTTTGGTCCCTGTACTGTTTGTTGCTCACCCGTATGACGTCGGCGTTTTGGATCTGACTGCAAACCCCTGAAGGTTTCGCGGAATCGTTCCAAGTATTGCCAAATTCTGGGTCATGGaaattccgtctctctctctatctctgtctccccctctatctctctctgggtgATTTGGAGAGGAAGCTTCAGAAAAAGGAAGCAGGTCTGGAACAAACCGGGCGTCAGAGGAACAGTTTGTGCAAACTCTCCGCAGCCGCACTGCTCTATAAAGGGGCTCCGAGCAAGTGCCGGGCAGAGGCAGGGCAGTCGTCACAACCACTGCACTCATCGGGTCGAGACACCATCGCTGCCCGTCGCCAATCTCAAGACGTTCCTTTCCTCTTCGGGTCGATTGTGGTCATGATTGTGGTCTTCAAGTGTCGTTTTCGATTGTGAATTTCAATTGTGGTCTTCGGTTGCGGCCTTTCTCACAAGGGGAGCTCGATGGATCCCAACTCCTCCTTCAGCAACGTGACCTGCCACCCGGCTGTCGTCAACTACCGCTACTTTGGCGCCCTGCTGGGGATCCTGGTGACGGCCGTGGGGACCGTGGGCAACGTCATGACCGTGCTGGCCTTCGCCACGGACAAGAAGATCCGCACCAACCTCAACGTGCTAATCCTCAACCTGACGGTGGCCGACCTCATCTACTGCGCCTTCCTCCAACCGGTGACGACCGACACCTTCATCCACTTCGCCTGGCGGCAAGGCGAGGGCATGTGCCGTGTCTTCGGCCTGGTCCTCTTTCTGGCTAACTCCGTCTCCATCTTCAGCCTGATCCTTATCGCCATGAGCCGCTACGTCCTCATCTCGGACACCCGGAGGTTTGACCGGGTCTTCTCCCGCCATATGATGCCCTTCTTCGTGGCCCTGCCCTGGTTGTTGGGCCTGGCGCTTTTCGGGCCTCTCTGGAATATCTATGTCTTCCTGCCGCCAGTCTGCACGTGCAGCTTCCACCGGGAGCGGGGGAGGCCTTACACCACCATCCTCATGTTCTTCATGTTCGGCCTTGGGCTCAGCTGCATCGGGATCTTCTACTTCCTCATCCATCGCAAGGTGAAGGCGGCGGCCCAGGCACTGGACGGGTACCGGCTGGAGGGCGATGGTCGCGGGAGGAAGCCAATGGCGGCTGGGGTCTCCACGGCGGACAGTGGGATCGCCGACGGCCCCAGCGCCAACTCCCTGTCCGGGGAGGCGCCCACAAGGTCGACTGATGCCACGAGCGTTGAGACCGCAGCCCCTGGCACCGAAGTGGTCTTCCAGGGTGGGGAGAGCGAATCATCCGGCTGCCAagccaagaggagcagcagcgccgaGTTCCGGAAGGTGACCCGCATGTGCTTCGCAATGTTCCTCGTCTACGTGACCTGCTACTTCCCCTTCTGCTTTCTGCATGTGGTGGACGGGAAGAAGCGGGCCCCCGTTCTCGTCCACATGGTGGCTGGCAATTTCACCTGGCTGAACAGCTGCATCAACCCCATCCTCTACGCCATAATGAACCGACAGTTCAAGGACGCTTACTTGGGGGTTCTCCGCAAGGGAGCCAACCTCTTCACCCGCCCGGGGAGGCAATAGGAAGTTTCTTTGAGCACACCTTcccacctcactctctccattccattcAAGAGTCTGTTTCCTAGGAACAGGACACGGTCATTCGGCCCctctcctccagcctgttacacatcaACAGGTGGAGGTCATTCATCCATCCCACGCCTCCTTTAACTTGGTGAGGCCACGACTGGAAGAATTTTGGCATCCTTATGTGAGGAACTTTGTTCTTGCTCTGGAGTGAGAGGTTTACCAGACCAATTCATTGGATAACGGGACTGACGTTGGAGGAGAGATGGAGTCAAATAGCATTGTGTTCTCAGGAGTTCAGGAGAATGtttgaggatcttatagaaacctacGAATTTACAACAAGacccgacagggtagatgcagaatggACGATCCCGATGGTGGGAGTTTCCATACCAGGGGGGCCGAggtttgaggatacggggtagaccgtttagggcagagatgaggagcaatttcatcatttaaatattgGTTGGTCTGTGGAGTTCGCTCCCACAGAAAGCAATTGAGACCAAAACAGTGTATGTTTTCGAGAAGCGGTTCGATTTCACACTTGGTgcaatggaatgtgagggggtggggagcaggTGACTGAGTTTTATTAAAAACGTAGAATGccgaattcatttttttttccaattaaggggtactttaatgtggcgaatccacctactctccacatttttgggttttgggggcgaaacccacgcaaacaaggcactgaatgtgcaaacgccacacagacagtgacccagagccgggatggaacttggaacctcggcgccctgaggcagcagggctaaccactgcgccacccggcTGCCCTACAGGTGACTGAGTTCGATAATCAGCCAAGATCAGAATTAAgatcggagcaggctcaaagggtagaATTGACTCCACATATTTTCTCCAAGACTCAGACTGTTTTTCTTTCTTGGTGTTTGTCTGGGAGTAAATATAACACTTAATGGGGTATTGTGTCACTGCATTGATTTAGGGGTAATTATAAGATATTGTCTTATGTGATGTTAAAGTTATTTTCATGCTgtgttaataaagttttgttttaatcgACCACTTCGTCGTCTCGTTGTGggatcacacctggagtacggtATCTTTCCGCACAGCCTTAAGGGAATTTCGGCCCAGTTTCCGACCCACCACGGGTCGGTCGGGGGCCGTAATGGACACACAGGCTGGACTTGGCGGCGAAGGGGAGGCTCTGCGCCGACTCCGGCTCCTCACCGTCAACCTCCGGCTTCCTCCGGCCAGGCGTATTCCACAACAACGTCCGCGCGAGGTGGGACGGTCCCCCACCCCGTTCCGACTCTTCGCCCTCCCGCTTCTCATCTCTGAGTCGGTGTCCATCTTCAACCTGGTCACCTCACGTTTCTTAAACATCCCCTGCTGGATTATACATTCAGGCTGTAGACAGGGGTCCGCGCAGGCGGGAGTCCCCGAAACATAGTCAGGACGGTGAGGCGAAGATCGGCGACGTGGTGTGAGATCTCCGTCAGTCCACCGGCCGAGAACCCCACAGCGCCCCTTTTCTCCGATACAACCTCCTCAAACGGCAGGGAGAGGAGGCCCGTGGCCtcggacagagatagagggagagagagggacggagagaaagatacagatggatatgccctctctccctctctatataTATAaatagagagagcgggagagggagagacagacagatagagaaaaaggaagatagagagagagacagagagagaaaggtatagagagcgagagacagaaaaagagagatagacaggat
Proteins encoded in this window:
- the LOC140399600 gene encoding G-protein coupled receptor 84-like, which produces MDPNSSFSNVTCHPAVVNYRYFGALLGILVTAVGTVGNVMTVLAFATDKKIRTNLNVLILNLTVADLIYCAFLQPVTTDTFIHFAWRQGEGMCRVFGLVLFLANSVSIFSLILIAMSRYVLISDTRRFDRVFSRHMMPFFVALPWLLGLALFGPLWNIYVFLPPVCTCSFHRERGRPYTTILMFFMFGLGLSCIGIFYFLIHRKVKAAAQALDGYRLEGDGRGRKPMAAGVSTADSGIADGPSANSLSGEAPTRSTDATSVETAAPGTEVVFQGGESESSGCQAKRSSSAEFRKVTRMCFAMFLVYVTCYFPFCFLHVVDGKKRAPVLVHMVAGNFTWLNSCINPILYAIMNRQFKDAYLGVLRKGANLFTRPGRQ